The window ACTTGGCGCCCTTGGCTTTGTCTCTCTCACGGATTGCGTCCTTCTCAGACTCCAGTCCGTACTGCGCGTATAGCTCGCCATCTACTGTGATGCGCATGTCCCACACAGTGGTTCCGTCTGCCAGTTGACGGCTTCCGATCCAGCCATCTCCATGCCTTGCCCGGCCCATGCTCCCTCCATTCATTTCGTTTATAGTGCTTGGTTGTGTCGTGTAAAAACATGTTAGCATCATTGCATGAAGATTCTAAACACTGAACCATGGGTCGGGGTGCCAGCGGTTGCCCGCCATCTTGACCGGTCGAAAGATTGGGTGCGTAAGTATGCGCGCCACATGCCTCACCACAGGGTTGGCCGGGAATACCGGTTTAGACTGTCGGAGGTCGATAAATGGCTTGAGAGCTGGCGAGGAGGTGATCGGGTTGAGTGAAGACACGACGTGCCTTCGGTGCGACCGTCCCGGAGTCACAAAGTGGACTATCAACGGGGACGGCGGCTTCTCCATCATGTGGCTGTGTGCCGAGCATGAGAAGCCGGTCAGGGAACTGGTCGAGCTTGCCAATAAGAAGGGCAAGCCTGGTCGTAGACCCTCTGACCTGCCGCCCGCAGTGGCGTCCAGGCGTAAAACGGTGAAGCCGCTCGATTGGACTCCACCCAAATAGGAATAAGGCCCCACCCATTCAGGGTGGGGCCTTCCTTGTTAGAACAGGTGATCGGGATTGCCGGGGCCATCGCCCCACTTGCCGCCTTGCATGTACTTGGCGCGGTCAATCACACCAAGAACTCCACGAAAGTTCGGACCTACGGCCACGCCCACAATGTCCTTATCCGGGTGCTGGGCCAAGTCCATGACTCCCCAGTCCCCCGGCATGCCAGTGATTTTCAAATCCTTGATCCGATTCAGGACCGTGATGTTGAACGCTGTCGGAGTCAGCGGGGCAGCGGCTGCGGCCAGCTCATCCACCATGTCCTCGACCAGGTAGAACTTCGACGGCTCTATGTCGGGGTTCAGGTCCGCCAGCTCACCGACCAGGTCGCTGCCGTAAGTGACAGTGATCCTGTCCCGATGCTCGATGCGGACGGCCACGGTTGCGCTGGATGCGGAGGAAACGGCTCTGATGCCGGACGCCAGCTTAGTCACGTCGTCCACCACACCACCCTTCACCGGGCTGACAGGTCGCAGCAAGAGTTCCGCGTAGCCGTCTGGCGCGCCGGGCTCAACCATTGTGCAGTCGAGCCCGGCAGCGAAGCGGGACATGCCCGAGGCCATTAGCTGTCCTCTGCGGCTGTCCGGGTCGTACGTGTAGCGCAGGTATAGGTACGGGTGAACGGCGTTAGCTGCTGGCTCCTTGGCCATACAGAGTGCATTGTGCAGCAGGTTGGCGAACGCTTTGTTATTCACCCAGAACTCAACCGCCATGAACCACCAGGTCGCGTTCCTCAAGCAAGGTCGCGACTTGAAGCGGCGACAGTGATGACGTCAGTGCGAGTCCGTTGAAGTAGATCTTGCTGCCAACACCATCTAATGGCTCCACGGCGGTAACCTGTTCTGGGTTGACGAGAACCTGCTCAATTTCAATGAGCCTCATGGCTTCACCTCCGGGTTGGGTCGAAACTCGACCAGTACTTGGGTGCCCTCAAACGGGGCCGGTTCGAATGCGATCCTGAACTGACCGCTTTCCGGGTCCACGTCTTCGTCAAGCATCCTGACTGAAACCTCTTGGAACAGACGGTGCATGACCATCAGCTTCAAAGGCACTACAGAATGGGCTGCGACAACTTTCCGGGCTGAAACTATCTGTCGGCCGCTCACGCAGCGAGGTCCAGTTCTGCCCGAGGGTCGACCGCAGCCTCCGTCTTGGACAGGTGATCGTTCTCGATCAGCACCTTGAACACTTGGCCCGTCTGGGAATGGAAGACGATGACGCCCTCCGGGACTCCGTCCCAGTCCGGGGCGGCTGCGGAGCCGAAACGAAGCAGGTCGGCCAGGGTCTGCTTGATCACCTCGGTGTCGAACGTGTGGCGGGCAAGCACGGGCACAACCCCGAGTCCATCGACATTCTCCAGCGGCAGGTTTTTGTACCGCTCGACGTTGAACAGGGAGAATCGCTTCTCACCGTGGGTGAGTCCGTAGCCGCGCTGAATGCCGCTCCCCCACCACTCACCGAAGTGACGCCCAGGGCCAAGTACGTCAGCCAGCTCGCCGGCGTTCTCGTAGACCCATCGGGCGAACCCGTAGTTGTCAGTATCCTTGCCGGGTGTGACCAGGCGGTTTCGGGACTGGGCGGCGACGCGTCCGTCCTTAGTGATGATGATGGCGCCGTTGGTGCCGTCGATCTTCTCCGTGATCACCATGTTGCGGAACAATCGTGGCGTCTTCGGCCACTCCAGGAATTCGATGGGTTCCTGTTCGACGGCCTCAATCTGAATTTCGGTCACGCAGACTCCTTTGCGAAGCGGTAGGCGGGGATGTTGTGGGGCTCGACCGGCTGGAAAACGTACCAACCAGGAACCTCTGGGTCTTCAGACCAGTCGTGGGAGTCCCAGTCGTACTGAATCTCGGGCAGCTCGTCAGCAAAGTCGTCGCCGTTCGATTCCCGGAAGGACTCGCCGTACTTGCCGCCGGCCTGCCAATAGGACCAGCCAAACATTTGCCCGTCCGACTTCCGACGAATCACCTGCATGAGCGTCGTGCCCTGATACAGGTCGCCATCCGTGTGGGCATCAGTTGCCACGACTTCGAACCGTGACCGGAAAAGGTCATGCTCGTCAGGACTGGCGTCGCCGTAGCTTTCAAGCTGATCCCAAACGACGTCGTGACCAAGGTTCCCGCCGAACGCGACGAGGTCTGGTGTTTCAACGATGATTTCTGTCATTCAAGTCCTTTCAAAGTTTCTAAACGTTGGACAATTAGGGCATGACTATGCCGCGATGAATCCTGCTTTGCGATTCGTACGCCGTAGCTGTTGCTCTGCTGTCGAGAGCCTGTTGGCCAGGTACACGATGAAGTTTTGGTCGAAGTCAGTGGCCCGCGCCTGCTTGTATGGGGCGGTCACCTTCCACTTCAGCCGGTCCCCGCCGAACAATGCGTCGGGGTGGTATTCGATGAGTCCACAGCCTGCTGGCAGCTCATCCTTGGTGATCAGACCGGCAGGAGTGACATAGGCGAACCTGTCGGCGTGTGCCATCCAGGCTCGACGCTTGTCCTCTGTGTCACGTTTGAAGTCGGCCCTGGTCACCTTGATTTCGAGCGCCATGCGCTCGTTCGGGACTTTCACACCCCTTCGTTTCAGGTTGATCAGCAACATGTCGATCCGCCGACGCTCCACCTCACGGTTGGCGTCGTACTTGCGCTTCCCCTTGTTCTGCGCAACAGCGTCAGGGTCGAACAAGGATAGTTCCCGCAACACGGCCCAGTGCGTTTGATGGGCTGTGTACTTGAGCAGGAGAGCCGATTCGATCGCTTTCGTCGTCTCACGTGCGTTCAAACCGCGTCCTTTCTAGTCAGTGGATTCCACGATCACGGCTGCTTGGTGTCGCAGGAAGCCCATCATCGTGTCGGCCGAGAATTCTTGACATGGCCAGTGGCTGCATTTGATGCCCTTTTCCTCAGGTCGGGTAACTGGCCGGTGGACAGCAAGCGCCTTT is drawn from Arthrobacter sp. 31Y and contains these coding sequences:
- a CDS encoding helix-turn-helix domain-containing protein, which produces MKILNTEPWVGVPAVARHLDRSKDWVRKYARHMPHHRVGREYRFRLSEVDKWLESWRGGDRVE
- a CDS encoding RNA ligase family protein; its protein translation is MTEIQIEAVEQEPIEFLEWPKTPRLFRNMVITEKIDGTNGAIIITKDGRVAAQSRNRLVTPGKDTDNYGFARWVYENAGELADVLGPGRHFGEWWGSGIQRGYGLTHGEKRFSLFNVERYKNLPLENVDGLGVVPVLARHTFDTEVIKQTLADLLRFGSAAAPDWDGVPEGVIVFHSQTGQVFKVLIENDHLSKTEAAVDPRAELDLAA